A single window of Watersipora subatra chromosome 9, tzWatSuba1.1, whole genome shotgun sequence DNA harbors:
- the LOC137405315 gene encoding general transcription factor II-I repeat domain-containing protein 2-like, with the protein MRSLYGKTTGKDVYESLLKELAEFSLPLEKMSGICTEGVPALVGKNTGLISLLLSSHCWDVSLVVYHCVIHQENLAEQTLKMDHVMGLVVSTANFIRSRALNHRQFKIMLEEIECEYKDLAYYCKVKWLSSTKTLQRFYSLLPEIDLFMGKKGCECDDFKDQLWTTDLVFLADITEHMPVVNLQLQGKKQEISQLWRYITAFRTQLELSEQQLREENYAYFRTLSERR; encoded by the coding sequence ATGAGGAGTCTTTATGGCAAAACAACTGGAAAAGATGTCTATGAGAGTCTATTAAAAGAACTTGCTGAGTTCAGCCTACCACTGGAGAAGATGTCTGGCATTTGTACTGAGGGAGTACCAGCATTGGTAGGGAAAAACACTGGACTAATAAGTCTTTTGCTCAGCTCTCACTGCTGGGATGTTTCTCTTGTGGTGTACCATTGTGTCATACATCAAGAAAACTTAGCAGAGCAAACTCTGAAAATGGATCATGTTATGGGTCTGGTTGTATCCACTGCTAACTTTATTCGATCACGAGCACTGAACCATCGACAATTTAAAATTATGCTTGAGGAGATAGAATGTGAATACAAAGATCTAGCATATTACTGTAAAGTCAAGTGGCTCAGCAGCACTAAAACACTGCAAAGGTTTTACAGTTTGCTACCAGAGATTGATTTATTCATGGGAAAAAAGGGCTGTGAGTGTGATGACTTTAAAGATCAATTATGGACCACTGATTTGGTATTTCTAGCTGATATCACAGAGCATATGCCAGTAGTGAACCTTCAGCTACAGGGAAAAAAACAGGAAATATCTCAACTCTGGAGATACATCACTGCATTCAGGACACAGCTTGAGCTGTCGGAGCAGCAACTTCGAGAGGAGAATTATGCTTACTTTAGAACTCTGTCAGAGCGTCGGTAA
- the LOC137405464 gene encoding cullin-5-like isoform X1 translates to MALIRAYTNEWVKFFAQCSYLPQPFGSLERIFNGTTGSHTRNKKDILSVRTLMLASWNETIFTDLKQRLQEAAMHLIDLERHGEFFDSQLVIGVRESFVNLDSGLSQTNIYVEYFERAYIEATRQFYTPRAAEHLSTEGVRNYMRWAHTRLQEETSMANRYLDTAMGSASVNKLVDVCVKTLVVKYKDSILSECLDMIKANDIEQLKLMFQLMSRVDNGVALMLKDLEGYIKESGLADMHACAKTIVTDSEQYVEKLLSLFRRFTELVSEAFMMDPRFLTARDMAYKSLVNDTSVFRIELPTKARGPAKVQPESRCPELLATYCDLLLRKTPLSKKLSSDEIEHSLKNLLLVLKYVQNKDVFMRFHKAHLTRRLILGTSADNEVEEMMVDWLREIGMPADYVNKLARMFQDMQVSDDLNTEYRELARNNCESGLDVNIKILNSGAWARSSEKTTVSLPADLEDVIPSVEEFYKRKHNGRKLQWNNLMSNGVVTFASEFGKYDLEVTTFQLAILCSWNNRPDDEISFESIRLATQLPESELRRTLWSLVAVPKLKNQVLQYRPTVSTPKDFMDTTMFFVNQQFSLIKNGKAQKRGRVNLIGRLQLSTEKSSEEDNEAIIQLRILRVQEAIVTIMKMRKKLSNAGLQTELVEMLKNMFLPSKKLIKEQLEWLIENKYIARDDNDINLFTYMA, encoded by the exons ATGGCTTTGATCAGAGCTTATACGAATGAATGGGTGAAGTTCTTTGCCCAATGCAGCTATCTACCTCAGCCGTTTGGGTCACTTGAAAGAATATTTAACGGGACGACAGGCTCTCACACTAGGAATAAAAAGGACATTCTTTCCGTTAGAACA CTGATGCTCGCATCCTGgaatgaaacaatttttacagACTTAAAGCAGAGGCTGCAGGAGGCAGCTATGCATCTCATAGATTTAGAGAGACACGGAGAATTCTTTGACTCTCAGCTGGTCATTGGTGTGAGAGAGTCATTTG TGAACTTAGATTCCGGGCTAAGCCAGACCAATATATATGTGGAGTACTTCGAGCGTGCCTATATAGAAGCTACAAGGCAATTTTATACACCTCGGGCTGCGGAGCACCTGTCTACAGAGGGTGTACGCAACTACATGCGCTGGGCACATACCAGGCTACAGGAAGAGACTTCCATGGCAAATAGATACTTGGATACCGCCATGGGCTCTGCATCTGTAAACAAG CTGGTGGATGTGTGCGTAAAAACCTTAGTTGTGAAATATAAAGACAGCATCCTGTCCGAATGCTTGGATATGATAAAGGCGAATGACATAGAAC AACTGAAGCTAATGTTTCAGCTTATGAGTAGAGTTGACAACGGTGTAGCTCTCATGCTAAAAGACCTAGAGGGCTATATTAAAGAGTCAGGCTTGGCTGATATGCATGCCTGTGCGAAAACTATTGTAACG GACTCGGAGCAGTATGTAGAAAAACTCCTGAGTTTATTTAGACGTTTCACCGAACTAGTCTCCGAGGCGTTCATGATGGACCCTCGGTTTCTGACTGCTAGAGACATGGCTTATAAGTCTTTAGTCAATGATACTTCAGTTTTCCGTATTGAGCTTCCTACCAAAGCCAGAGG CCCGGCTAAGGTACAACCAGAGTCCCGGTGTCCAGAGTTGCTGGCTACCTACTGCGACCTGTTGCTAAGGAAGACACCTTTGAGTAAGAAACTTAGCTCTGATGAAATTGAGCATAGCCTTAAAAATCTG CTGCTCGTGCTCAAGTATGTACAGAACAAGGATGTCTTCATGCGCTTCCACAAGGCTCACCTTACCAGGCGGCTTATTCTCGGCACATCCGCTGATAATGAAGTAGAGGAAATGATGGTGGACTGGCTGAGG gAGATTGGCATGCCTGCAGACTATGTTAACAAGTTAGCAAGAATGTTTCAGGACATGCAAGTTAGTGACGATCTAAACACAGAGTACAGGGAACTGGCTAGAAATAACTGTGAGAGTGGACTAG AtgtaaatatcaagattttgaATTCTGGGGCCTGGGCAAGGTCGAGTGAGAAAACAACAGTAAGTTTGCCAGCAGACCTTGAGGATGTCATTCCTTCTGTTGAAGAGTTCTACAAGCGCAAGCATAATGGAAGAAAATTACAATGGAACAATCTTATGTCTAACG GAGTAGTAACTTTTGCTTCTGAGTTTGGCAAATACGATCTGGAAGTCACAACCTTTCAGTTGGCAATCCTCTGCTCATGGAACAACAGACCTGATGATGAAATCTCTTTCGAAAGCATCCGTCTTGCAACTCAGCTTCCAGAAAGCGAGTTACGACGAACCTTGTGG AGTCTGGTAGCAGTGCCCAAGCTAAAGAATCAAGTCTTACAGTACCGCCCGACTGTATCGACCCCTAAAGACTTCATGGACACAACCATGTTTTTTGTTAACCAACAATTCTCTCTGAT tAAAAATGGTAAAGCGCAGAAAAGAGGTCGAGTTAATCTGATTGGTCGGCTTCAGCTGTCAACTGAGAAGTCTAGTGAAGAGGATAATGAGGCTATAATACAGTTGAGGATACTCAGGGTGCAG GAGGCGATCGTGACTATCATGAAGATGAGGAAAAAGTTATCAAACGCAGGACTTCAAACAGAACTGGTGGAAATGCTGAAGAACATGTTCCTGCCTTcgaaaaaactaataaaagaaCAATTGGAGTGGCTAATTGAAAACAAGTATATAGCGAGAGATGATAATGACATAAATCTGTTTACCTATATGGCTTAA
- the LOC137405464 gene encoding cullin-5-like isoform X2, which produces MALIRAYTNEWVKFFAQCSYLPQPFGSLERIFNGTTGSHTRNKKDILSVRTLMLASWNETIFTDLKQRLQEAAMHLIDLERHGEFFDSQLVIGVRESFVNLDSGLSQTNIYVEYFERAYIEATRQFYTPRAAEHLSTEGVRNYMRWAHTRLQEETSMANRYLDTAMGSASVNKLVDVCVKTLVVKYKDSILSECLDMIKANDIEQLKLMFQLMSRVDNGVALMLKDLEGYIKESGLADMHACAKTIVTDSEQYVEKLLSLFRRFTELVSEAFMMDPRFLTARDMAYKSLVNDTSVFRIELPTKARGPAKVQPESRCPELLATYCDLLLRKTPLSKKLSSDEIEHSLKNLLLVLKYVQNKDVFMRFHKAHLTRRLILGTSADNEVEEMMVDWLREIGMPADYVNKLARMFQDMQVSDDLNTEYRELARNNCENVNIKILNSGAWARSSEKTTVSLPADLEDVIPSVEEFYKRKHNGRKLQWNNLMSNGVVTFASEFGKYDLEVTTFQLAILCSWNNRPDDEISFESIRLATQLPESELRRTLWSLVAVPKLKNQVLQYRPTVSTPKDFMDTTMFFVNQQFSLIKNGKAQKRGRVNLIGRLQLSTEKSSEEDNEAIIQLRILRVQEAIVTIMKMRKKLSNAGLQTELVEMLKNMFLPSKKLIKEQLEWLIENKYIARDDNDINLFTYMA; this is translated from the exons ATGGCTTTGATCAGAGCTTATACGAATGAATGGGTGAAGTTCTTTGCCCAATGCAGCTATCTACCTCAGCCGTTTGGGTCACTTGAAAGAATATTTAACGGGACGACAGGCTCTCACACTAGGAATAAAAAGGACATTCTTTCCGTTAGAACA CTGATGCTCGCATCCTGgaatgaaacaatttttacagACTTAAAGCAGAGGCTGCAGGAGGCAGCTATGCATCTCATAGATTTAGAGAGACACGGAGAATTCTTTGACTCTCAGCTGGTCATTGGTGTGAGAGAGTCATTTG TGAACTTAGATTCCGGGCTAAGCCAGACCAATATATATGTGGAGTACTTCGAGCGTGCCTATATAGAAGCTACAAGGCAATTTTATACACCTCGGGCTGCGGAGCACCTGTCTACAGAGGGTGTACGCAACTACATGCGCTGGGCACATACCAGGCTACAGGAAGAGACTTCCATGGCAAATAGATACTTGGATACCGCCATGGGCTCTGCATCTGTAAACAAG CTGGTGGATGTGTGCGTAAAAACCTTAGTTGTGAAATATAAAGACAGCATCCTGTCCGAATGCTTGGATATGATAAAGGCGAATGACATAGAAC AACTGAAGCTAATGTTTCAGCTTATGAGTAGAGTTGACAACGGTGTAGCTCTCATGCTAAAAGACCTAGAGGGCTATATTAAAGAGTCAGGCTTGGCTGATATGCATGCCTGTGCGAAAACTATTGTAACG GACTCGGAGCAGTATGTAGAAAAACTCCTGAGTTTATTTAGACGTTTCACCGAACTAGTCTCCGAGGCGTTCATGATGGACCCTCGGTTTCTGACTGCTAGAGACATGGCTTATAAGTCTTTAGTCAATGATACTTCAGTTTTCCGTATTGAGCTTCCTACCAAAGCCAGAGG CCCGGCTAAGGTACAACCAGAGTCCCGGTGTCCAGAGTTGCTGGCTACCTACTGCGACCTGTTGCTAAGGAAGACACCTTTGAGTAAGAAACTTAGCTCTGATGAAATTGAGCATAGCCTTAAAAATCTG CTGCTCGTGCTCAAGTATGTACAGAACAAGGATGTCTTCATGCGCTTCCACAAGGCTCACCTTACCAGGCGGCTTATTCTCGGCACATCCGCTGATAATGAAGTAGAGGAAATGATGGTGGACTGGCTGAGG gAGATTGGCATGCCTGCAGACTATGTTAACAAGTTAGCAAGAATGTTTCAGGACATGCAAGTTAGTGACGATCTAAACACAGAGTACAGGGAACTGGCTAGAAATAACTGTGAGA AtgtaaatatcaagattttgaATTCTGGGGCCTGGGCAAGGTCGAGTGAGAAAACAACAGTAAGTTTGCCAGCAGACCTTGAGGATGTCATTCCTTCTGTTGAAGAGTTCTACAAGCGCAAGCATAATGGAAGAAAATTACAATGGAACAATCTTATGTCTAACG GAGTAGTAACTTTTGCTTCTGAGTTTGGCAAATACGATCTGGAAGTCACAACCTTTCAGTTGGCAATCCTCTGCTCATGGAACAACAGACCTGATGATGAAATCTCTTTCGAAAGCATCCGTCTTGCAACTCAGCTTCCAGAAAGCGAGTTACGACGAACCTTGTGG AGTCTGGTAGCAGTGCCCAAGCTAAAGAATCAAGTCTTACAGTACCGCCCGACTGTATCGACCCCTAAAGACTTCATGGACACAACCATGTTTTTTGTTAACCAACAATTCTCTCTGAT tAAAAATGGTAAAGCGCAGAAAAGAGGTCGAGTTAATCTGATTGGTCGGCTTCAGCTGTCAACTGAGAAGTCTAGTGAAGAGGATAATGAGGCTATAATACAGTTGAGGATACTCAGGGTGCAG GAGGCGATCGTGACTATCATGAAGATGAGGAAAAAGTTATCAAACGCAGGACTTCAAACAGAACTGGTGGAAATGCTGAAGAACATGTTCCTGCCTTcgaaaaaactaataaaagaaCAATTGGAGTGGCTAATTGAAAACAAGTATATAGCGAGAGATGATAATGACATAAATCTGTTTACCTATATGGCTTAA
- the LOC137403951 gene encoding uracil phosphoribosyltransferase homolog translates to MEPDLIPNLSSVTICNGDSKPAPESASHIKPVNPESKTEILEPCSNNFSKEVKVTRQTDQMRALQTNLRDINTSRSDFIFCADRLIRMVVEEALAHLPYDEVTVTTPTGAKYAGKKFKKGVTCGVSIMRSGEAMEQGLRDCCRSIRIGKILIQTDSETGQAKVFYAKFPSDVVQRQVLLLYPILSSGNTVSKALEVLQEHGVDVKNVLLVSLFCTPYSLELLRKDYPELRILTTEIHPIAPSHFGQRYFGTE, encoded by the exons ATGGAGCCTGATCTCATTCCCAATCTTTCTTCTGTTACCATTTGCAATGGTGACAGCAAACCTGCTCCAGAGTCAGCCAGTCACATTAAGCCTGTCAATCCTGAAAGCAAAACAGAGATCCTTGAACCTTGTTCCAATAATTTCTCCAAGGAAGTGAAAGTCACCAGACAAACAGACCAAATGAGAGCGCTACAGACAAACCTACGGGACAT aaaCACATCACGAAGTGACTTCATATTCTGCGCTGACAGATTG ATTAGGATGGTCGTAGAAGAAGCATTAGCGCATCTACCTTATGATGAGGTCACGGTGACCACTCCTACCG GAGCAAAATATGCAGGAAAGAAATTCAAAAAAGGCGTTACATGCGGAGTCAGCATAATGAGGAGTG GAGAAGCAATGGAGCAGGGGCTAAGAGACTGCTGTCGCTCGATAAGAATAGGTAAAATTCTTATACAGACAGATAGTGAGACCGGGCAAGCTAAGGTCTTCTATGCCAAGTTTCCTTCTGATGTTGTACAAAGACAGGTCCTTCTGCTCTATCCCATTCTAA GCTCTGGGAATACGGTTAGCAAAGCCCTAGAGGTGCTCCAAGAGCATGGAGTTGACGTAAAAAATGTCTTACTCGTGTCTCTTTTCTGCACACCTTACA GCTTGGAGCTGTTACGAAAGGACTACCCAGAGCTGAGGATCTTAACCACTGAGATCCACCCTATTGCTCCGAGTCACTTTGGTCAGCGATACTTTGGCACCGAGTAA